A part of Bacillus thuringiensis genomic DNA contains:
- a CDS encoding IS3 family transposase (programmed frameshift), whose translation MSRKVYDRQFKMAAVQLVLEENMFVKEVSRELSIHSNTLYRWRSEYEKYGESAFPGRGSALYHSQYEIKKLKRENEELRKELDLFKKVPGLLEEKECVRFQYLKENKHKYNIKKACKTLNISRSGYYEYLQRKPSKRALENEVLSGEIQQIFEEHKGRYGSLRITKVLEKKGIKVNRKRVGKLMRQMKLHAKGSRYQYKRYNKKSPSIERPNLLNQVFQTDQRNKIWVGDITYIPTKKGTLYLAVFVDMYSRKVIGWSMSTRMKDSLVIDAFLQGYKKEHPKKGLIIHTDQGSQYTSGNFQTTLKKYGAVSSVSRKGNPYDNALMESFYKTIKRELIQGAKFKTPEQARKEIFKYIELYYNTKRMHSSLDYLSPIEFEKAYS comes from the exons ATGAGTAGAAAAGTCTATGATCGTCAATTTAAAATGGCTGCAGTTCAGCTGGTACTAGAAGAAAATATGTTTGTAAAAGAGGTTTCCAGAGAATTATCGATTCATTCTAATACCCTATATCGTTGGAGAAGTGAATATGAAAAATATGGGGAAAGTGCGTTTCCAGGCCGTGGAAGCGCACTTTATCATTCTCAGTATGAAATAAAAAAACTCAAGCGTGAGAATGAAGAACTGAGAAAAGAGCTCGATTTAT TTAAAAAAGTTCCAGGTCTTCTTGAAGAAAAAGAATGTGTAAGATTTCAATATTTAAAAGAAAATAAACACAAATATAACATCAAGAAGGCTTGTAAAACGTTAAACATCTCGCGATCAGGTTACTATGAATATTTACAGAGAAAACCTTCTAAACGAGCTCTAGAGAATGAAGTGTTAAGTGGGGAAATACAGCAAATATTTGAGGAGCATAAGGGGCGGTATGGATCTTTAAGAATTACAAAAGTTCTTGAAAAGAAAGGCATCAAAGTAAACCGGAAGCGAGTAGGAAAGCTGATGCGTCAAATGAAACTGCATGCGAAAGGCAGTCGCTATCAATATAAACGTTATAATAAGAAATCACCTTCCATAGAAAGACCTAACCTCTTAAATCAAGTTTTTCAGACGGATCAACGAAATAAAATATGGGTTGGTGATATTACTTATATTCCTACCAAAAAAGGCACCTTATACCTTGCGGTATTTGTGGATATGTACTCGAGAAAAGTGATTGGTTGGTCCATGAGTACACGTATGAAAGATTCTCTCGTGATAGATGCTTTTTTACAAGGATATAAAAAAGAACATCCGAAAAAAGGGTTAATTATTCATACAGACCAAGGGTCTCAGTATACAAGCGGTAATTTTCAAACCACACTCAAAAAGTATGGTGCTGTTTCGAGTGTCAGTAGAAAAGGAAACCCTTATGATAATGCATTAATGGAATCCTTTTACAAGACTATAAAAAGAGAGCTTATTCAAGGTGCTAAATTTAAAACACCTGAACAAGCTCGTAAAGAAATATTTAAATATATAGAGTTGTATTACAATACAAAAAGAATGCATTCTTCTTTAGATTATCTTTCTCCTATCGAATTTGAGAAAGCCTATTCATAA
- the ltrA gene encoding group II intron reverse transcriptase/maturase has protein sequence MDTAHKASAIPSLTDWFTIQWKEIERYVRKLRQRIFRAKQQNQSRRVRKLQRLMLRSKANLLLSIKRVTQINRGKRTAGIDGERILSPRSRVALFHQMSPQNIKLHRPRAVKRIHIPKKNGKLRPLGIPTVKDRIWQNIVRNALEPEWEAEFEPISYGFRPKRSAHDAIANIFNKLNSKSKKVWVFEGDFTGCFDNLNHEHILEKIQNFPAKEIVRRWLASGYVDNQVFHPTTAGSPQGGVISPLLANIALHGMEKELGIRYSKSNTKRQGTIYNIHVKCTKAMVRYADDFIIACQTKKEAESLYRELVPYLEKRGITLATDKTHVTHITEGFDFLGFHIKQYVQDKNKLLIKPSKTSIQKAKKKIKTTFQNLKGKPVYTLLTNLNSIIRGYVYYWRHVVSKKVFSSIDYFIWGNVVRHVKHLHPNKSWKWIVKQYFRKPKHGGHDKWVLTCPKTQYQIYKMVWTPIVRHIGIRYKNSPDNPELSDYFAKRNKKDFDNNNTLTRIKIAKKQKYICPMCEEALQNGEALEIHHKVPKVYGGTNEYGNLQLLHTSCHIQLHQKHPIFRERAYIYKKVNKHISLTPRERIQVIEWRMMDEERLVVWDKKKA, from the coding sequence ATGGATACAGCTCACAAGGCGTCGGCTATTCCTTCACTTACAGATTGGTTTACAATTCAATGGAAAGAAATCGAAAGGTATGTAAGGAAGTTACGACAACGAATTTTTCGTGCCAAACAACAAAACCAAAGTAGAAGAGTAAGAAAATTACAACGTCTTATGCTTCGGAGCAAAGCGAATCTATTGTTATCAATCAAAAGAGTTACACAAATAAACCGTGGGAAGCGCACAGCGGGTATTGATGGAGAACGTATATTATCACCTAGGTCTAGGGTAGCATTGTTTCATCAAATGAGTCCCCAAAATATCAAATTACATCGCCCGAGAGCAGTAAAGCGCATACACATTCCGAAGAAAAATGGAAAATTACGCCCGTTGGGCATTCCGACAGTTAAGGATAGAATTTGGCAGAATATCGTCAGAAACGCCCTGGAGCCGGAGTGGGAGGCAGAATTTGAACCCATTTCGTACGGATTCCGTCCAAAGCGTAGTGCGCATGATGCCATAGCGAATATCTTTAATAAACTAAACTCCAAAAGCAAAAAAGTTTGGGTATTTGAAGGGGATTTTACAGGGTGTTTCGATAATCTCAATCATGAACACATCTTAGAGAAAATTCAAAACTTTCCAGCAAAAGAAATTGTTAGAAGATGGTTAGCATCTGGGTATGTAGATAATCAAGTGTTTCACCCTACAACAGCAGGTTCTCCTCAAGGAGGAGTGATTTCACCTCTCTTGGCTAATATCGCCTTACATGGTATGGAGAAAGAACTCGGTATTAGATACAGTAAGAGTAACACAAAAAGACAAGGTACTATCTATAATATTCATGTCAAATGTACAAAGGCAATGGTTCGTTACGCAGATGATTTTATCATCGCTTGTCAAACCAAAAAAGAAGCCGAATCCTTGTATCGAGAGTTAGTACCATATCTCGAGAAACGCGGAATTACATTAGCAACAGATAAAACCCATGTTACTCACATTACTGAGGGTTTTGATTTTCTAGGTTTTCATATTAAACAATATGTGCAAGACAAGAATAAATTGTTAATAAAACCGTCAAAAACAAGCATTCAAAAAGCTAAGAAGAAAATTAAAACAACTTTCCAAAACTTGAAAGGGAAACCTGTTTATACGCTATTAACAAACCTAAATTCAATAATCCGGGGGTATGTGTATTACTGGAGACATGTAGTATCGAAAAAGGTGTTTTCATCGATTGATTACTTTATATGGGGAAATGTTGTACGACATGTAAAACATTTGCATCCAAATAAAAGTTGGAAATGGATTGTAAAACAATATTTTCGAAAACCTAAGCATGGAGGACATGATAAATGGGTTCTTACCTGTCCAAAGACACAGTATCAAATCTATAAAATGGTTTGGACCCCCATTGTAAGGCATATTGGGATAAGATACAAAAACAGCCCGGATAATCCTGAACTCTCTGATTATTTTGCCAAACGAAATAAAAAAGATTTTGATAACAATAATACGCTAACTCGAATCAAGATTGCAAAGAAACAGAAATATATCTGTCCAATGTGTGAAGAGGCTCTACAAAACGGAGAAGCACTAGAAATACATCATAAAGTTCCTAAAGTGTACGGAGGAACAAATGAATATGGTAATCTTCAACTTCTACATACATCTTGTCACATTCAACTCCATCAAAAGCATCCTATCTTTCGAGAGAGAGCATATATTTACAAGAAAGTGAACAAACATATTTCATTAACGCCTCGAGAAAGAATCCAGGTAATAGAATGGCGTATGATGGATGAAGAACGACTAGTTGTTTGGGATAAAAAGAAGGCTTGA
- a CDS encoding helix-turn-helix domain containing protein has protein sequence MEKMILHLIQDKSTIRKLHILEALIDSNEIMSSKVLAQKLQCTSRTIMNDISQLKLILPENWNLISIKSKGYLLKRGVGVDVSHIITSNLINSELYKIILGIFNHKYYSLEKWSQLLYLDKLTLKKILKNFKNILYHFVLDFNFRTIQLVGQELNIRYFYIVFFYSIQKYKKIFNLPSNLQRKIEHITKVYDIEIDYNLLTIIIYVFINRITHKHFISENLDFEYIFSNNKMKCISAVISELECYFNINLSKKEVNFFKLSFFLISKGKKDEKVNITNYYKTKEKTYDKFLSVFNMISHKLNMGFKTKEKVKNEIFFTLHIINIFNSYNISIGEFWSEFETVPQEFLEGYNIIYPLISSWNKEINQNRLTKNEIYYMTYNILFILNSNYAKKGLLLLSGPTSLKNFIYYKLNKELGDILTLQQKTDYTNKYDFILTNYQITNSQIPIIQISSKTIQQDMCYIKKIISPYNKE, from the coding sequence ATGGAGAAAATGATTTTACACTTAATACAAGATAAATCAACCATACGAAAACTCCACATTTTAGAAGCTTTAATTGATAGCAATGAAATAATGTCTTCAAAAGTTTTAGCACAAAAATTGCAATGTACAAGTAGAACTATTATGAATGACATTTCTCAATTAAAATTGATCCTCCCTGAAAATTGGAATCTAATAAGTATTAAATCTAAAGGGTATTTATTGAAAAGGGGTGTTGGAGTTGACGTTTCCCATATTATAACATCCAATTTAATAAATAGTGAACTTTATAAGATAATACTAGGGATATTTAATCATAAGTATTATTCTTTAGAAAAGTGGTCCCAATTGTTATATTTGGATAAATTAACACTAAAAAAAATTCTGAAAAATTTCAAAAACATACTTTATCATTTTGTACTGGATTTTAACTTTAGAACCATTCAATTAGTAGGACAAGAATTAAATATACGATATTTTTATATAGTGTTTTTTTACAGCATACAAAAGTATAAAAAAATTTTCAATTTACCCTCTAACTTGCAACGAAAAATCGAACATATTACTAAAGTTTATGATATTGAAATCGATTATAATTTATTAACAATAATCATTTATGTTTTTATAAATAGAATTACACACAAACATTTCATTTCTGAAAATTTAGACTTCGAATACATATTCAGCAATAATAAGATGAAATGTATAAGTGCAGTTATATCGGAGTTAGAATGTTATTTCAATATTAACTTATCTAAAAAGGAAGTAAACTTTTTTAAACTTTCTTTTTTTCTAATCTCCAAAGGAAAAAAAGACGAAAAGGTTAACATTACTAATTATTATAAAACAAAGGAAAAAACTTATGATAAATTTCTTTCTGTTTTTAATATGATTTCACACAAATTAAATATGGGTTTTAAAACAAAAGAGAAAGTAAAGAATGAGATATTTTTTACATTACATATAATCAATATATTTAATTCGTATAATATATCGATAGGAGAATTTTGGAGTGAATTTGAAACTGTACCTCAAGAATTTTTAGAGGGCTACAATATAATTTATCCTCTTATTTCCTCTTGGAATAAAGAAATAAATCAAAATAGATTAACGAAAAACGAAATTTATTACATGACATATAATATTTTATTTATTCTTAATTCAAATTATGCAAAAAAAGGGTTACTACTGTTGTCTGGACCAACATCTTTGAAGAATTTTATCTATTATAAATTAAATAAAGAATTAGGTGACATCCTAACTCTCCAACAAAAAACAGATTATACCAACAAATATGATTTCATTTTGACCAATTATCAAATTACCAATAGTCAAATACCAATAATTCAAATTTCTAGCAAAACAATTCAGCAAGATATGTGTTACATTAAAAAGATTATATCTCCTTATAATAAAGAATGA
- a CDS encoding helix-turn-helix domain-containing protein — protein sequence MTLINHEFEPFQIETSVKGILLTYPSHYSADYIYQKVISLSPVFSFIERIFFDEKYNIENIAEKLFISPLTLRRKNYQVK from the coding sequence ATGACATTAATTAATCATGAATTTGAGCCCTTTCAAATAGAAACTTCAGTAAAAGGAATACTGTTGACATATCCATCCCATTATTCTGCAGATTATATTTATCAGAAAGTAATATCTTTAAGTCCTGTATTTTCCTTTATCGAACGCATATTTTTTGATGAGAAATATAATATAGAAAACATTGCAGAGAAGTTATTTATTAGTCCTTTAACTCTTAGAAGGAAAAATTACCAAGTTAAATAA
- a CDS encoding N-acetylmuramoyl-L-alanine amidase, with protein MIKIFIDPGHGGKDSGASSNNLVEKNWTLEVSKLINQNLRNYNCDVKMSRVSDVYVELSERARQANLWNANIFISIHVNAGGGTGFESYRYLKTDDETLQMHTIVHQNIMKQISVYEMKDRGMKTADFAVLRQTTMPAILLEAGFCDSSDIEKLKSNAYKQAFATGIVDALLEIFNLSSDSNYSKFKIGDRVTVLPTATHYATGEKISGFVKNNTYTVVQVKTTNRAKSKYMYLLQDINSWVLEQDLS; from the coding sequence ATGATAAAAATTTTTATTGATCCAGGACACGGTGGCAAGGATAGTGGTGCAAGTTCCAACAATTTAGTAGAAAAAAATTGGACACTTGAAGTTTCGAAATTAATTAACCAAAATCTGAGAAATTACAATTGTGATGTAAAAATGTCAAGAGTTTCAGATGTTTATGTAGAACTTTCAGAACGCGCGCGGCAAGCAAATTTATGGAACGCTAACATTTTTATTTCGATACATGTTAATGCAGGTGGAGGAACTGGATTTGAAAGCTATAGATATTTAAAAACAGATGATGAAACGCTACAAATGCATACAATTGTTCATCAAAATATTATGAAACAAATTTCAGTATATGAAATGAAAGATAGAGGAATGAAAACAGCCGATTTTGCAGTTCTTCGTCAGACAACGATGCCAGCAATTCTTCTAGAGGCAGGATTTTGTGATAGTTCAGATATTGAAAAATTAAAAAGTAATGCTTATAAACAAGCATTTGCCACCGGAATAGTAGATGCACTCTTAGAAATCTTCAACTTATCTAGTGATTCTAACTATTCTAAATTTAAAATCGGCGATAGAGTAACCGTACTGCCAACTGCTACTCATTATGCAACTGGGGAAAAAATATCGGGATTTGTTAAAAACAATACATATACAGTTGTTCAAGTTAAAACTACTAATCGAGCGAAAAGTAAGTATATGTATCTCTTGCAAGATATCAATAGTTGGGTACTAGAACAGGATTTATCTTAG
- a CDS encoding insecticidal delta-endotoxin Cry8Ea1 family protein — MNSNNQNEYNASSTTSVSNDSNRYPLANGPTNALQNMNYKEYLRMSEGYDREYSASPGALVSGKEAIKVGIDIVGKILGGLGIPFVPQIVSFYNFILDQLWPSNSVSVWEQIITLVEELVDQKITEYARNKALAELKGLGDALNVYQQSLEAWLENRNDTRARSVVSNQFAALDLDFVGAIPSFAVSGQEVPLLAVYAQAVNMHLLLLRDASIFGEEWGFTSYEISTYYNRQVQLTSQYTDYCVKWYNTGLEKLKGTRAENWLEYHQFRREMTLMVLDLVALFPNYNTHTYPLETKAQLTREVYTDPIAFNLSGAAGFCRPWSKYTGISFSEIENAVIRPPHLFNVLRSLEINTVRGTILGNTKDYLNYWSGHSLRYNFIGDTTVRENNYGYLTSEKTRIELDTRDIFEINSTAASLANYYQETYGVPESWLHMVQWDSPYYTSSYLYSKTHTTGEGCTQVYESSEEIPVDGTVPVNEGYSHRLSYVTSLFFQKIINTFYTNGTLPVFVWTHRSADFTNTIYPDKITQLPIVKTYTLPSGTSVIQGPGFTGGNILKRTSTGRIGTFRINLTGPLTQRYRVRIRYASSSDINFRVTHAGKTVNDYFFSKTMKQGASLTYETFKFASFTTPFRFENTSGEIGIDVYNFLSSGEVYVDRIEVIPVDATYEAEQDLEAAKKAVNALFTNTKDGLRPGVTDYEVNQAANLVECLSDDLYPNEKRLLFDAVKEAKRLIQVRNSL; from the coding sequence ATGAATTCAAATAATCAAAATGAATATAATGCTTCATCTACTACTTCTGTATCCAATGATTCTAACAGATACCCTTTAGCGAATGGGCCAACAAATGCGTTACAAAATATGAATTATAAAGAGTATTTAAGAATGTCCGAGGGCTATGATAGAGAATATTCTGCTTCACCTGGAGCACTTGTTAGTGGGAAAGAAGCAATTAAGGTTGGAATCGATATTGTCGGCAAAATATTAGGGGGGTTAGGGATTCCATTTGTTCCTCAGATAGTTAGTTTTTATAATTTTATTCTCGATCAGCTATGGCCATCAAATTCTGTGAGTGTATGGGAACAGATTATAACGCTAGTGGAAGAACTTGTAGATCAAAAAATAACAGAATATGCAAGAAATAAGGCACTCGCTGAATTAAAAGGGCTAGGAGATGCTTTGAATGTATATCAGCAATCACTTGAAGCTTGGTTGGAAAATCGCAATGACACAAGAGCTAGAAGTGTTGTTTCTAATCAATTTGCAGCTTTAGATCTTGATTTTGTTGGGGCAATTCCATCCTTTGCAGTATCCGGGCAGGAAGTACCATTATTAGCAGTATATGCACAGGCTGTGAACATGCACTTATTGTTACTAAGAGACGCTTCTATTTTTGGAGAAGAGTGGGGATTCACATCATATGAAATTTCCACTTACTACAACCGTCAAGTACAACTCACTTCTCAATATACTGATTATTGCGTAAAGTGGTACAATACAGGTTTAGAAAAATTAAAAGGTACGCGCGCTGAGAATTGGTTGGAGTATCATCAATTCCGCAGAGAGATGACTCTCATGGTATTAGATTTGGTTGCATTATTTCCAAACTACAATACACACACGTATCCACTTGAAACAAAGGCTCAACTTACACGAGAAGTATATACGGATCCGATCGCCTTTAATCTTTCTGGGGCAGCGGGTTTTTGTAGACCTTGGTCAAAGTATACTGGTATTTCCTTTTCGGAGATTGAAAATGCTGTAATTCGTCCGCCTCATTTATTTAATGTACTCAGAAGTTTAGAAATTAATACAGTTAGGGGGACAATTTTAGGTAATACTAAAGATTACCTAAACTATTGGTCAGGTCATTCTCTACGATATAATTTTATAGGTGATACAACAGTAAGGGAAAATAATTATGGATATCTTACTTCAGAAAAAACTAGGATTGAATTAGACACTAGAGATATTTTTGAAATTAATTCAACTGCCGCAAGCTTAGCGAATTACTATCAAGAGACTTATGGTGTGCCAGAATCTTGGCTCCATATGGTGCAATGGGATAGCCCATATTATACATCATCTTATCTTTATTCTAAAACACATACAACTGGAGAAGGTTGTACACAAGTTTATGAATCAAGTGAGGAAATACCTGTAGACGGAACGGTACCGGTAAATGAAGGTTATAGTCACAGACTATCTTATGTCACCTCTCTCTTTTTCCAGAAAATTATTAATACTTTTTATACAAATGGAACTCTACCTGTCTTTGTTTGGACACATCGGAGTGCGGATTTCACCAATACAATTTATCCGGATAAAATCACGCAACTTCCAATAGTAAAAACATACACTTTACCTTCAGGTACTTCCGTAATACAGGGTCCTGGATTTACAGGAGGAAATATATTAAAAAGAACAAGCACTGGCAGAATAGGAACTTTTCGAATTAACTTAACCGGACCATTGACACAAAGATATCGTGTAAGAATTCGTTATGCTTCTTCTAGTGATATAAATTTCCGTGTAACTCATGCGGGTAAGACGGTTAATGACTATTTCTTTAGTAAAACTATGAAGCAAGGAGCATCTTTAACATATGAAACATTTAAATTTGCAAGCTTTACTACGCCTTTCAGATTTGAAAATACTTCAGGTGAAATAGGGATAGATGTGTATAATTTTCTCTCAAGTGGAGAAGTTTATGTAGACCGAATCGAAGTCATCCCAGTAGATGCGACATATGAAGCGGAACAAGATTTAGAGGCGGCAAAGAAAGCAGTGAATGCCTTGTTTACGAATACAAAAGATGGCTTACGACCAGGCGTAACGGATTATGAAGTGAATCAGGCGGCAAACTTAGTGGAATGCCTATCGGATGATTTGTATCCAAATGAAAAACGCTTGTTATTTGATGCGGTGAAAGAGGCAAAACGACTCATTCAGGTACGCAACTCGCTTTAA
- a CDS encoding epsilon-toxin family protein — translation MKYKFSKVVKCTLPALMITTFVTPSMAVFAAETKSPNLNASQQAITPYAESYIDTVQDRMKQRDRESKLTGKPINMQEQIIDGWFLARFWIFKDQNNNHQTNRFISWFKDNLASSKGYDSIAEQMGLKIEALNDMDVTNIDYTSKTGDTIYNGISELTNYTGTTQKMKTDSFQRDYTKSESTSVTNGLQLGFKVAAKGVVALAGADFETSVTYNLSSTTTETNTISDKFTVPSQEVTLSPGHKAVVKHDLRKMVYFGTQDLKGDLKVSFNDKEIVQKFIYPNYRSIDLSDIRKTMIEIDKWNHVNTIDFYQLVGVKNHIKNGDTLYIDTPAEFTFNGANPYYRATFTEYDENGNPVQTKILSGN, via the coding sequence ATGAAATACAAGTTTTCAAAAGTCGTTAAGTGTACTTTACCAGCTTTAATGATTACTACATTCGTTACTCCAAGTATGGCAGTTTTTGCCGCAGAAACCAAGTCGCCAAATCTAAATGCATCTCAACAAGCAATAACTCCATATGCTGAATCTTATATTGATACGGTTCAAGATAGAATGAAACAAAGAGATAGGGAATCAAAACTAACTGGTAAGCCAATAAATATGCAAGAACAAATAATAGATGGATGGTTTTTAGCTAGATTCTGGATATTTAAAGATCAAAATAACAATCATCAAACAAATAGATTTATATCCTGGTTTAAAGATAATCTTGCTAGTTCGAAGGGGTATGACAGTATAGCAGAACAAATGGGCTTAAAAATAGAAGCATTAAATGATATGGATGTAACAAATATTGATTATACATCTAAAACAGGTGATACCATATATAATGGAATTTCTGAACTAACAAATTATACAGGAACAACCCAAAAAATGAAAACCGATAGTTTTCAAAGAGATTATACAAAATCTGAATCCACTTCAGTAACAAATGGGTTACAATTAGGATTTAAAGTTGCTGCTAAGGGAGTAGTTGCATTAGCAGGTGCAGATTTTGAAACAAGTGTTACCTATAATTTATCATCTACTACAACTGAAACAAATACAATATCGGATAAGTTTACTGTTCCATCTCAAGAAGTTACATTATCCCCAGGTCATAAAGCAGTAGTGAAACATGATTTGAGAAAAATGGTGTATTTTGGGACTCAAGATTTAAAGGGTGATTTAAAAGTAAGTTTTAATGATAAAGAGATTGTACAAAAATTTATTTATCCAAATTATAGATCAATTGATTTATCTGATATTCGTAAAACAATGATTGAAATTGATAAATGGAATCATGTAAATACCATTGACTTTTATCAATTAGTTGGAGTTAAAAATCATATAAAAAATGGTGATACTTTATATATAGATACCCCGGCCGAATTTACATTTAATGGAGCTAATCCATATTATAGAGCAACATTTACAGAATACGACGAGAACGGAAATCCTGTTCAAACAAAGATTTTAAGTGGAAATTAA